The Methanoregula boonei 6A8 genome has a window encoding:
- a CDS encoding pyridoxamine 5'-phosphate oxidase family protein, translating into MRRKDREITDRGAMEAILTSAEVCRIGLADGGEPYVVPVCFAYRDNAIYFHSAQAGKKMEMLLKNPRCCVEVDHSTGPIPDKNPCSWEMRYRSVICTGTAKNLTWYEEKREAMNAILRHYGIPDHPFTEKELEKVCLVKISLDGMTAKQHGY; encoded by the coding sequence ATGCGAAGGAAAGACCGGGAGATCACGGACCGGGGTGCGATGGAAGCGATCCTCACCAGCGCAGAGGTGTGCAGGATCGGGCTGGCCGACGGCGGCGAGCCGTACGTGGTGCCGGTCTGCTTTGCCTACCGGGACAACGCGATCTATTTCCATTCGGCTCAAGCGGGAAAGAAGATGGAGATGCTCCTAAAGAACCCCCGCTGCTGCGTTGAAGTGGACCACTCCACCGGGCCGATCCCGGACAAGAATCCCTGTTCCTGGGAGATGCGGTACCGGAGCGTCATTTGCACCGGCACCGCAAAGAACCTGACTTGGTACGAGGAGAAGCGCGAGGCAATGAACGCCATCCTGCGGCACTACGGCATCCCGGATCACCCTTTTACCGAAAAAGAACTGGAGAAGGTCTGCCTGGTAAAAATTTCCCTTGATGGGATGACCGCAAAACAACATGGATACTAA